The window GTTATGGAAGTCCCAACTTATGCAATAAACCCCGACGGCACTGTTTGGACTGTTGCCGATGGACGCAAGCTTCAGAAGAAAGAGATTGAAGTCATTCGGACTCAGGCAAATACCAGTATTGTTAGCGATGGCTTGGAAGAGGGTGACCTGGTCGTACTCACTCAGCTGAAAAATGCTTTGAATGGCATGAAAATTCGTTTGGAAGGCGACCCGTTGCCAGAGCAAATGGAAACGTCTGCAAACAATGAAGAAACAGTTGCTGCAAACGATAACGAACAGGGTGAGTAAGCGTCATGGAAAACGAAAAGCAAAAAGGTATTATCGCTTGGTTCGCGAATAATCCAGTCGCTGCGAACCTATTAATGATAGTCATTCTGGTTGCCGGAGCGCTGTCGGTATTCACGGTTCGCAAGCAGATGTTTCCTGAAATTGAGCTCAATATTATCAGTATTCAAGTGCCGTTCCCTGGTGCTGCACCACAGGAAGTGGAACAAGGCGTCATTATGCTCATTGAGGACGCTATTGAAGACGTTGACGGCATTGAAGAGATGACATCTCGGTCGCGTGAAGGTATTGGTAGCGTTACTCTGGAAGTTGAGCCGGACTATGACGTTCAGGTCGTCATGGATGAAGTTAAAATGCTCGTCGATGCGATTCCTAACTTCCCTCAGCAAATTGAAAAGCCGAATATTTACCGAGTCCGACCTAACCGCGACGTTATTTGGATGACGGTATTTGGTGACGCTAATGAGCGCACTCGTAAAGAGTTGGCGAAGAGTATTCGAGATGAACTTAAAAGCGTTGGTGGCATAACCAAAGTGGAAGTGGTCGGTGCGCGAGATTACGAAATTGCGATTGAAATTTCGCAGCAGGATCTCGAGCGTTACGGCTTAACTTTCCAGCAAATTGTTAACGCGGTTCGAGGTACGTCGATAGATGTTGCCGGTGGTTCTATAAAGACACCCAATGGCGATATTCTTTTGCGTGCTAATAACCAAGCGTACTATGGCAGCGAATTTGAGAAAATTGTTCTCATTAGTCGCCCTGACGGTACTCGTTTAACCTTGGGTGACATTGCAACAGTGGAAGACGGTTTTGTCGAAACCGAAGCGTTCACGCGTTTTGATGGTAAGCCAGCCACATTTATTCGAGTTAACTCGGTGGGTGATCAAAACGACCTGAAAATAGCTGAGTACGTAAGAAACTACGTCGATCGCAAGCAACAGGAACTGCCTGATGAAATTCAGTTAGCTGCCTGGGGGGATTCTTCTTATTACCTGCAGGGTCGGCTGGACCTCATGTTAAACAACATGTGGATTGGTGGCTTGCTAGTATTCCTAATGCTGTCGCTATTCTTGCAGTTGCGTTTGGCGTTCTGGGTCATGATTGGTATTCCTGTGTGCTTTCTGGGAACCATCGCGTTACTGCCGCTGCCGATGGTTGATGTGTCTATCAACATGATTTCCTTATTTGGCTTCATATTGGTTCTCGGGATAGTGGTCGATGACGCTATTGTTATAGGTGAAAGTGCCTATACCGAAATTGAAGAGAAGGGTAAGAGTGTCGATAACGTTGTTGCTGGCGCCAAGCGTGTCGCTATTCCTGCAACTTTCGGCGTGTTGACCACAATGGTGGCATTTATACCAATGTTGATGGTAGAAGGCGGGATGGGCGCTATATGGCAGTCCATTGCGTTCGTGGTGATTATTGCGCTGGCCTTCTCGTTGATTGAGTCAAAATGGATTTTGCCGGCTCACATTGCGCAAATGAAGTATTCGAAAGATGGCAGCGAAAACCCAAATGCATTTCAGCGTTTTCGTAATAAGTTCGCCGATGCTATTCAGCGCTTTGTTTATAAATACTACCGTCCGTTTTTGAAGAAATGCCTGCATTATCGCTATGCCACGCTGGCTGCGTTTTTCGGCATGATGATTTTGATGATAGGTTTGATGAGTGGCGGTATTGTGCGCTGGGTCTTTTTCCCTGATATCCCAAGTGATTTTATTCAGGCTAATGTTGAAATGCAGCCGGGCACCTCGGAAGAGCGCACCATTGAAGTATTAGAGAGTGTGTCTAAAGGCTTAGCTCAGGTTGATGAAAGGGCTGAAGCTAATGAAGGCGGCAAGGTCGTGCGCCATACAAACATCTGGATGAATGGAACCGAAGCCGGTACTGTTTTCGCAGAGCTGAAAAAAGGCGAAGACCGAAATATTGATGGTTATGAAATCGTTAATCAGTGGCGCGAGTCTGTCCCTGAGTTAGCTGGCGTGCGTACCATTAATTTCCAAGGTGGTATTGGCGGCGGTGGCGGTTTCGACATCGAGTTCCAGTTAGTCGGAGATAACCTTGATGAACTCAAAGCTGCAGCTGAACGATTGAAAGCGGTTCTGGGTGAGTACGATGGTGTATTTGATATTGAAGATACCTTTGGTGACGGAAAAGACGAAGTATTGGTAACAACCAAGCCGTTAGCCGAAGCAATGGGTATTAACCTAGCGGAATTGGCGACTCAGGTGCGTTATGCGTTTTATGGCGCTGAGGCTCAGCGTATACAACGTGGTGACGAAGAAGTGAAAGTCATGGTTCGTTACCCTGAAGAGCAACGCCAATCGGTTGGTAACTTGCAGGACATGAAGTTGCGTATGGCAGACGGTTCAGAAATTCCGTTTACTGAGTTGGCGGATATTGAATTTGCTGAGGGCTATTCGACCATTACTCGTATTGATCGCGAGCGTTCTGTGAATGTGCGAGCTCGAGTTAATAAGGATCGTGTTGAGCCCTTCCGTGTAGTAAATGAAGTGAGAGAGCAGAAATTACCTAACATTCTGGACCAATATCCGAGCGTTGGCTTTAAGCTTCAAGGCGCTACACAGGACGAAGCTGAAGCGACAGACTCTTTAGCCTTAGGTGGTTTGCTGGCAATGCTGGCCGTGTATGCATTAATGGCGATTCCGCTGAAGTCTTATAGTCAGCCGCTTATCATAATGTCGGTTATTCCTTTTGGTATTATCGGTGCGGTTATAGGGCATTGGATATTGGGTATGCCGGTCAGTATTTTGAGTCTGTTTGGTATCATCGCGCTGTCTGGCGTTGTGGTTAACGACAGCCTGGTGATGGTCGATTACGTCAACAAAGCGAAAGAAGCCGGTACCGACCTGCGTCATGCGGTACTGGACGCAGGTTGCCGACGCTTCCGTGCTATAACCTTGACGTCATTGACGACCTTCTTCGGTTTATTACCAATAGTACTGGAAAAGAGTCTGCAGGCTAAAATTGTTATTCCAATGGCAATATCACTGGCGTTCGGTATTATTTTTGCGACGATTATCACGCTTTTATTAATACCATGTCTGTACCTGATATTGGCGGATGCAAAACGCAATACTCAGTCCTTCTTGTCCTGGTACGGACTGGCGAAGCCGCCTGAGCCTAAAGACATGACAACAGAGGAAGCATTGAAAGACTATTAATGTTAGGTCATAAGAACACAAAGCCGGGGCAAAATGCGCCGGCTTTGTCGTATGTGCTGTCATAAACTGGTAAACTTGATGCTATAACTTTAAGACATTATTTGAGGCTTCGGGTCATTCACATGTTGCTGTCATTCCTCGATATTTTTGCATTGGCTTTGTTCTTCTTTTGCTGGATAGGCTACTCTCTTTTTGCCCGTAAGCGCGCCAAAACCACCCATTGCCTGTCGAGTATTTTATGTTCTTTGCGAATTGACTGGTTTAACACCGTGGTTCATAAAGAAAACCAAGTCGCTGATGCATCATTAATTGGTAACGTTGAGCGCACGGTAACCTTTTTTGCGTCGTCTACTATCCTTGTACTGGCCGGTGTTATAACGGTACTGGCACATGCCGAGGAAGTTGTGACAGTTTTAAATGAGATTCCGTTAAGCCCGAACACGAATGCGCTGCTTGTACAGTTTAAGCTGGCAGTACTGGCGCTCATCTTTGTGTATGCGTTTTTCAAATTCACTTGGTCGATACGTCAGTTTGGTTTTGTCTCTGTGCTACTTGGTGCATCGGTTGAATTTCATCAGGAAAATAAAACAGAAGAAGAACGAGATCGTTTTGCCCGCCACGCCGCAAAAGTGTTGGATCAGTCGGGGCATGAATACAATAAAGGGTTGCGTACGTATTACTTTGCGTTGGCCTATTTGTCGTGGTTTTTGCATCCCGCAATGTTAGTCATTTCAAGTCTCATTGTTGTTGCCGTTCTTTATCGTCGTGAGTATCGTTCGCGGGTGCTACGTGAGTTGTTGGCGACAAAAGGCTTTGTACCCGGGAAAAAATCATAGGAGTTTGGTTTGAATAAGGCATTTGAGGACTTTTTAGGTTGGACCTGCGCCAATGAATGGGGCAGTGAAGAGACTCAGAAAAAGACATTGAATAACGGTGTCACCCTGTCCATATGGGACAGCGGTGTTTTAGAAGTTACGCCATCAAAGCCCGGGAAAAAAGATATTGTTTTATCTTGTGCGGTACACGGTAATGAAACCGCGCCTATTGAAATATGCCGCGATATTATTAATGACATTATCACTGAAAAGCAGACAGTCGTTCATAGAACCTTATTTTTGATTGCGAATCCGGCATCTATTAATAAAGGTGAACGCTTCGTTGAAGAAAACATGAATCGGTTGTTCAGTGGGGCTCATGGCAACGGTAAGGCACACAACAAAGAGCGCGAGCGCGCGGCTAAAATTGAACAGTATGTAAGACGCTTTTATGAAACTGCCCCAGAGGGCGAGCGAGAGCGTTTACACTATGACTTGCACACGGCCATACGTGACTCAAAACGTGAAAAATTCGCTGTTTATCCATTTACTCATGGGAAATCGTACAACAAGCATCAGCTTCAATTCCTATTAGCGTGTGGTGTCGATACTGTGTTGTTAAATCAAGCACCGACAACCACGTTCTCCTATTTCAGCGTGAATGAATTTAATGCACACGCGTTTACTGTTGAATTGGGGAAAGTACGCCCGTTTGGCAAGAATGACCGTTCGAAGTTCGCTGCCTCAGAGCAAACGCTACGTCGGTTAATTAGTGAAGACTCGGTCGATTTTGGTGAGTTTGACCCTAATAAACATTTTATCTTTAAAGAAGCTCAGACAATTAATCGCATGAATGAAGATTTTGAGCTTAACTTTGCTGATGACGTGGCCAACTTTACGTCTTTTGACAAGGGCGACTTATTGGCGCGAGACGGTGATAAGAACCTTTATGCACTTCATGACGGCGAACATATTATTTTCCCGAATGCTAACGTGGCTTTGGGACAAAGAGCGTTATTAACCGTAGTAAGAGTGCCAACAGAATCGCTCGAATTGGAATAGCCTATACTGGTCTTAGTAGTCAGGCTTTATTGTTAATCCTGTTCGTTTCTATTTACACTTACTGCGTTAACTTTTCGTTAGTTTGTGGTTTGCATGTCACTTTACGTAAAGGTAAAGTAGCGGCAAATTTCACCCAGCTTGCAACCGAAAGAGAAGGTTATGGCAAAGGATAAAAAACACAACACAGAAATTGTGACAAAACCGCAATGGTTTGACGGTGAATCAGTCACAATTCCAATGCTGCAAATCCTCAAAGAGGACGGTAGCTTCCATAAAGGCGCTGACATGCCTGAATACGATAAAGACCTTATCGTAAAAATCCATGACACCATGCAGTTCATTCGTACGTTGGACGAGCGCATGATTGCTGCGCAGCGTCAGGGACGAATTAGCTTCTACCTGGCTTCGCGTGGTGAAGAGGCTGAAAGTGTCGCTTCTGCAGCCGCATTAGATGACGGCGATATGATCATGGGGCAGTACCGCGAGCAGGGCGCATTGGCGTACCGTGGCTTTACCGTTGAACAGTTCATGAATCAGCTATTCTCGAACGAAAAAGACTTAGGTAAAGGTCGTCAAATGCCGGTTCACTATGGCTGTGCTGACTTAAACTTTATGACCATTTCTTCGCCGCTGGGTACACAAATACCACAAGCGACCGGATATGCGTTCGGGCAGAAGATGGATAAAACCGGCAAGTGCACCATTTGCTATTTCGGTGAAGGTGCAGCTTCTGAAGGTGACTTTCATGCAGCCTTAAACATGGCATCGGTTTATAAAGTGCCCGTTATTTTCTTTTGTCGTAACAACGGTTACGCCATTTCAACGCCGTCGCAAGGCGAGCAGTATGGCGGTGATGGCATTGCGCCACGCGGTATTGGTTATGGCATGAAGACCATCCGTATCGACGGTAATGACGTGTTTGCCGTACTAAGAGCGACACAAGAAGCGCGTCGCTTAGCAGTTGAAGAGAACGAGCCGGTATTAATTGAAGCCATGTCGTACCGTATGTCGGGTCACTCAACGTCGGACGACCCAACGGGTTACCGTACGCGCGAAGAAGAAGATGACTGGAAAGTAAAAGATCCGCTTGATCGTCTGCAAAAATGGATGATGAACGAAGGCTGGTTGGATAAAGACCATGTTGAAGAGCATCATGCCGACGTTAAAGCCAAAGTATTGGCTGCGTTAAAAGAAGCCGAAAAAGTACCTGCGCCACATATCGACGAACTGATTAATGACGTATATGACGAGCCAACACCGTTGCTGAAAGAGCAATTGGAAGAGTTGAAAGAGCATATTCGTAAGTATCCGGATGCGTATCCGAAAACGTCAGGGAGAATCGACTAATGGCTAAAATGAATTTACTACAAGCCATCAACAGCGCACTCGACCTGGCGATGGCCAAACACGACAACGTATACAGCTTTGGTGAAGACACCGGTGGTTTCGGTGGTGTATTCCGCGCAACTTCAGGTTTGACCGAAAAATACGGCAAGCATCGCAACTTTAATACACCACTGGTTGAACAAGGCATCATCGGTTTTGCGAACGGGTTAGCGTCACAAGGCAGCTACGCCGTTGCTGAAATTCAGTTTGGTGACTATATCTTCCCGGCGTTTGACCAAATCGTTAACGAATCGGCGAAGTTCCGTTATCGCTCAGGTAATGAGTTTGATGTAGGCGGTTTAACCATTCGTACACCATACGGCGGTGGTATTGCGGGTGGTCACTATCACTCGCAGTCGCCGGAAGCCTATTTCGCGCATACACCGGGCATGAAAATTGTGACGCCGCGTAACCCATACGAAGCTAAAGGGTTATTGCTGAGCGCCATTTTTGATAAAAACCCAGTGTTATTTATGGAGCCGAAGCGCCTGTATCGTGCATCGACGGGTGAGGTGCCTGAAGAAGAATATACCATTCCATTGGGCAAAGCCGACGTCGTCAAAGAAGGTACGGATATTACCGTCTTGGGCTGGGGCGCACAGATGGAAATGACCGAGAAAGCGGTCGAAAAAGCCGAAGAAGACGGGGTGTCGTGTGAGGTGATCGACTTACGGACGATTTTGCCGTGGGATGTTGAAACAGTCACTCAGTCGGTACTAAAAACCGGACGTTTAGTGATTTCGCAGGAAGCTCCAATCACCGGTGGTTTTGCCAGTGAAATTGCGGCGACTGTTCAGGATAAGTGCTTCCTTTACCTTGAATCGCCGATCGCGCGTGTATCAGGTATTGATGTACCGTATCCGTTGTGTCACGAGAAAGAGTACATGGCTGATCACCTGAAGATTTATGAAGCCATCAAACGCTCAATGAACTACTAAGGACCCATCGACATGAGTAAAGATTTTATTCTGCCCGATATCGGCGAAGGGATCGTAGAGTGCGAAATCGTTGAGTGGCTGGTAGCCGAAGGCGATGAAGTGAAAGAAGATCAGCCGGTTGTTGAAGTCATGACTGACAAAGCCATGGTTGAGATACCGGCAAAAGATGACGGCGTGGTTGAAAAGCTGTATTACCAAAAAGGTGATATTGCTAAAGTCCATGAGCCTTTATTCCGCGTCAACGCTGACGGTGATGCTGGCGAGTCAGCAGAAGACAAGCCTGCTGAAAAAGAGCCTTCAAAATCTGAGGGCAAGCCAGAGAATAATCAAGCGGTGGGCGGTGAGACGACTGACTTTATCTTGCCGGATATCGGTGAAGGTATTGTTGAGTGTGAGATTGTCGAATGGTTAGTTTCTGAAGGCGACGAAGTGAAAGAAGACCAGCCAGTGGTTGAGGTGATGACCGACAAAGCCACGGTGGAGATTCCAGCGAAAGATGACGGTAAAGTCGTTAAGCTGTATCACAAAAAAGGCGATATTGCTGAAGTACACAAACCATTGTTCGCGTTACAGCCAGCCGGTGGTGTTCAGGCTTCGGGTTCTGGCAATAACGCTCAAAGTAGCTCGTCACAGAACAGCGCAGAGTCGAAACCACAAGCAAGCACAAAGGCGGAAGCTGAACCACCAGCGAAAGCGCGTCAGGGTAAAGCCATTGCCAGCCCGGCAGTGCGTCGCTTAGCTCGCGAGAATGATATTAATATCGCTGACGTTCCTGGCTCTGGTAAAAAAGGCCGTGTCCTGAAAAAAGACATTGAAGGCTTCAAATCGGGTGATCAACGTTCTACTGCTAGCACAGACAGTAAGCCGGCTCAGCAGCCTGTTGCGACTACTGGGGGCACGCGCACCGAAGCGATTCGTGGCGTGAAAGCGGCAATGGCTAAGCAGATGATGAACTCTGTCAGTACTATTCCGCACTTCACGTACGCTGATGAATTCGATGTAACGAACCTGATTGAGCTGCGTGAAAAGCTGAAAGAGCAATACAAAGAAAAAGGCGTACGCTTAACTGTCATGCCGTTCTTTATTAAAGCTCTGTCGTTGGCACTAAAAGAGTTTCCGGTAATGAATGCGCAGGTGAATGAAGACTGCACAGAAATTACTTATTTCGATGACCATAACATCGGTATGGCAGTCGATACCAAAATTGGCTTGTTAGTGCCTAACGTAAAACAGGTACAGAACAAAAGCATTATCGACGTGGCTAATGAAGTAACTCGTTTAACGCAAGCTGCTCGGGAAGGTAAAGTACCTCAGGCTGACATGAAAGGCGGTACTATTAGTATCTCTAACATTGGTGTTATTGGCGGTACGGTGGCAACACCTATCATCAACAAACCAGAAGCAGCCATTGTCGCCTTAGGTAAAGTGCAGGAGTTACCGCGCTTTGACGAAGACGGCAATGTGGTAGCCCGTAAGATAATGACGGTAAGCTGGTCAGGCGACCATCGTATTATCGACGGCGGCACCATTGCTCGTTTCAACAAACTCTGGCAGGAATACCTCGAAGACCCAACCAGCATGCTGGTTAACATGGTCTGAGATAACGGAAAGGCTCCGCGGACATAGTGCTTCGCTTGGAGCTAAGGCCCGCTGATACAGGAGACGCAACGAGCTCATCCATGAGGGCTTGACGAAGGCCATCCATGGCCTTCGACACTCCTGTATCAGCGGGCCTTAACGCTTAGCGCTACACACAATGCCCGCGGAGCCTCGTTTACTGAGACCTTAACACTTCCTTTCCCCTTCTTTTATGTAGCTATGTTATGGTTTTCATATCTGAGAAGCATAGAGAGCCAAGATGTTTGAAATTATTTACCTTTCTTTAGCGATATTGCTGGCGGTTCTAACGTTAGCGCCGTTGTCGTGGTCGCAGGTTTGGTGGATTCGTGGGCTGGATTTTCCCAGGTTACAGCTTTCGGTGGTGCTAAGTATGCTGCTGGTAGTCGGCTTTGTGGTTATACGTGACTGGACGTCGGTTACTGCGGTGGCTATGGGGCTTATTATTGGTTGTCTTGTTTGTCAGCTGTGGTGGGTGGTGCCTTACACGGTATTTTTTCCCAAAGAGGTGAAAGCGCTTAATAAGC is drawn from Idiomarina piscisalsi and contains these coding sequences:
- a CDS encoding thiamine pyrophosphate-dependent dehydrogenase E1 component subunit alpha; protein product: MAKDKKHNTEIVTKPQWFDGESVTIPMLQILKEDGSFHKGADMPEYDKDLIVKIHDTMQFIRTLDERMIAAQRQGRISFYLASRGEEAESVASAAALDDGDMIMGQYREQGALAYRGFTVEQFMNQLFSNEKDLGKGRQMPVHYGCADLNFMTISSPLGTQIPQATGYAFGQKMDKTGKCTICYFGEGAASEGDFHAALNMASVYKVPVIFFCRNNGYAISTPSQGEQYGGDGIAPRGIGYGMKTIRIDGNDVFAVLRATQEARRLAVEENEPVLIEAMSYRMSGHSTSDDPTGYRTREEEDDWKVKDPLDRLQKWMMNEGWLDKDHVEEHHADVKAKVLAALKEAEKVPAPHIDELINDVYDEPTPLLKEQLEELKEHIRKYPDAYPKTSGRID
- the astE gene encoding succinylglutamate desuccinylase, whose amino-acid sequence is MNKAFEDFLGWTCANEWGSEETQKKTLNNGVTLSIWDSGVLEVTPSKPGKKDIVLSCAVHGNETAPIEICRDIINDIITEKQTVVHRTLFLIANPASINKGERFVEENMNRLFSGAHGNGKAHNKERERAAKIEQYVRRFYETAPEGERERLHYDLHTAIRDSKREKFAVYPFTHGKSYNKHQLQFLLACGVDTVLLNQAPTTTFSYFSVNEFNAHAFTVELGKVRPFGKNDRSKFAASEQTLRRLISEDSVDFGEFDPNKHFIFKEAQTINRMNEDFELNFADDVANFTSFDKGDLLARDGDKNLYALHDGEHIIFPNANVALGQRALLTVVRVPTESLELE
- a CDS encoding efflux RND transporter permease subunit, whose product is MENEKQKGIIAWFANNPVAANLLMIVILVAGALSVFTVRKQMFPEIELNIISIQVPFPGAAPQEVEQGVIMLIEDAIEDVDGIEEMTSRSREGIGSVTLEVEPDYDVQVVMDEVKMLVDAIPNFPQQIEKPNIYRVRPNRDVIWMTVFGDANERTRKELAKSIRDELKSVGGITKVEVVGARDYEIAIEISQQDLERYGLTFQQIVNAVRGTSIDVAGGSIKTPNGDILLRANNQAYYGSEFEKIVLISRPDGTRLTLGDIATVEDGFVETEAFTRFDGKPATFIRVNSVGDQNDLKIAEYVRNYVDRKQQELPDEIQLAAWGDSSYYLQGRLDLMLNNMWIGGLLVFLMLSLFLQLRLAFWVMIGIPVCFLGTIALLPLPMVDVSINMISLFGFILVLGIVVDDAIVIGESAYTEIEEKGKSVDNVVAGAKRVAIPATFGVLTTMVAFIPMLMVEGGMGAIWQSIAFVVIIALAFSLIESKWILPAHIAQMKYSKDGSENPNAFQRFRNKFADAIQRFVYKYYRPFLKKCLHYRYATLAAFFGMMILMIGLMSGGIVRWVFFPDIPSDFIQANVEMQPGTSEERTIEVLESVSKGLAQVDERAEANEGGKVVRHTNIWMNGTEAGTVFAELKKGEDRNIDGYEIVNQWRESVPELAGVRTINFQGGIGGGGGFDIEFQLVGDNLDELKAAAERLKAVLGEYDGVFDIEDTFGDGKDEVLVTTKPLAEAMGINLAELATQVRYAFYGAEAQRIQRGDEEVKVMVRYPEEQRQSVGNLQDMKLRMADGSEIPFTELADIEFAEGYSTITRIDRERSVNVRARVNKDRVEPFRVVNEVREQKLPNILDQYPSVGFKLQGATQDEAEATDSLALGGLLAMLAVYALMAIPLKSYSQPLIIMSVIPFGIIGAVIGHWILGMPVSILSLFGIIALSGVVVNDSLVMVDYVNKAKEAGTDLRHAVLDAGCRRFRAITLTSLTTFFGLLPIVLEKSLQAKIVIPMAISLAFGIIFATIITLLLIPCLYLILADAKRNTQSFLSWYGLAKPPEPKDMTTEEALKDY
- a CDS encoding dihydrolipoyllysine-residue acetyltransferase; its protein translation is MSKDFILPDIGEGIVECEIVEWLVAEGDEVKEDQPVVEVMTDKAMVEIPAKDDGVVEKLYYQKGDIAKVHEPLFRVNADGDAGESAEDKPAEKEPSKSEGKPENNQAVGGETTDFILPDIGEGIVECEIVEWLVSEGDEVKEDQPVVEVMTDKATVEIPAKDDGKVVKLYHKKGDIAEVHKPLFALQPAGGVQASGSGNNAQSSSSQNSAESKPQASTKAEAEPPAKARQGKAIASPAVRRLARENDINIADVPGSGKKGRVLKKDIEGFKSGDQRSTASTDSKPAQQPVATTGGTRTEAIRGVKAAMAKQMMNSVSTIPHFTYADEFDVTNLIELREKLKEQYKEKGVRLTVMPFFIKALSLALKEFPVMNAQVNEDCTEITYFDDHNIGMAVDTKIGLLVPNVKQVQNKSIIDVANEVTRLTQAAREGKVPQADMKGGTISISNIGVIGGTVATPIINKPEAAIVALGKVQELPRFDEDGNVVARKIMTVSWSGDHRIIDGGTIARFNKLWQEYLEDPTSMLVNMV
- a CDS encoding DUF599 domain-containing protein, with amino-acid sequence MLLSFLDIFALALFFFCWIGYSLFARKRAKTTHCLSSILCSLRIDWFNTVVHKENQVADASLIGNVERTVTFFASSTILVLAGVITVLAHAEEVVTVLNEIPLSPNTNALLVQFKLAVLALIFVYAFFKFTWSIRQFGFVSVLLGASVEFHQENKTEEERDRFARHAAKVLDQSGHEYNKGLRTYYFALAYLSWFLHPAMLVISSLIVVAVLYRREYRSRVLRELLATKGFVPGKKS
- a CDS encoding alpha-ketoacid dehydrogenase subunit beta yields the protein MAKMNLLQAINSALDLAMAKHDNVYSFGEDTGGFGGVFRATSGLTEKYGKHRNFNTPLVEQGIIGFANGLASQGSYAVAEIQFGDYIFPAFDQIVNESAKFRYRSGNEFDVGGLTIRTPYGGGIAGGHYHSQSPEAYFAHTPGMKIVTPRNPYEAKGLLLSAIFDKNPVLFMEPKRLYRASTGEVPEEEYTIPLGKADVVKEGTDITVLGWGAQMEMTEKAVEKAEEDGVSCEVIDLRTILPWDVETVTQSVLKTGRLVISQEAPITGGFASEIAATVQDKCFLYLESPIARVSGIDVPYPLCHEKEYMADHLKIYEAIKRSMNY